A stretch of Desulfobacter hydrogenophilus DNA encodes these proteins:
- a CDS encoding cytoplasmic protein yields MKKDTHQFIQKYKGIAAFGMDRANDEETIMFYLQKFSEDAFMKTLLPRLSDQELEEIYNWVNTYLKKHISEDEYHGLFLKDR; encoded by the coding sequence ATGAAAAAAGATACTCACCAGTTTATCCAAAAATATAAAGGCATTGCAGCCTTTGGCATGGACCGGGCAAACGATGAAGAGACCATCATGTTCTATCTGCAAAAATTCAGTGAAGACGCCTTTATGAAAACCCTTCTACCAAGACTGTCCGACCAGGAACTTGAAGAGATCTATAATTGGGTCAACACATACTTAAAAAAACACATTTCCGAAGACGAGTATCACGGCCTGTTTTTAAAAGACCGTTAA